The following coding sequences lie in one Bacteroidota bacterium genomic window:
- the ffh gene encoding signal recognition particle protein — translation MFENLTERLEGAFKTLKGKGRITEINVAQSLKDVRRALIDADVNYKIAKEFTDEVKIQAIGANVINAVSPGQLMIKIVHDELVKLMGVNKKDINTKGNPAVILLSGLQGSGKTTFAGKLAGHIAKQGKQPLLVAGDVYRPAAIQQIKVLGEQINVPVYSDENIKDPVKIAQDAIKHAKSNNNNVVIIDTAGRLSVDEAMMNEISNIKKAVNPGEILFVVDAMTGQDAVNTAKAFNDTLNFDGVVLTKLDGDTRGGAAISILKVVEKPIKFISIGEKLDAIDIFYPDRMASRILGMGDIVSFVEKAQDVFDEQESKKLQKKLRQSQFDFEDLLNQLRQIKKMGNIKDLMGMIPGMNKAMKDQELDDDSFKHVEAIIFSMTPAERKHPELLNGLKRKRIAGGSGTSIQQVNQLVKQLEDMRKIMKKMNKPGFKGKMAAQMPFKR, via the coding sequence ATGTTTGAGAACTTAACAGAACGGCTAGAAGGAGCTTTTAAAACGCTTAAAGGAAAGGGTCGTATAACAGAGATTAATGTTGCACAATCTTTAAAGGATGTCAGACGGGCACTCATTGATGCTGACGTTAACTATAAAATTGCGAAAGAATTTACCGATGAAGTGAAAATTCAGGCAATTGGTGCAAATGTTATCAACGCTGTTTCTCCCGGACAATTAATGATAAAAATTGTTCATGACGAGTTGGTAAAACTTATGGGTGTCAACAAAAAAGACATCAATACCAAAGGCAATCCAGCAGTCATCTTGCTTTCAGGTTTACAAGGATCTGGTAAAACCACTTTTGCAGGAAAACTTGCAGGTCACATCGCAAAACAAGGAAAGCAACCCTTGTTGGTAGCAGGTGACGTATACCGTCCTGCTGCAATTCAACAAATTAAAGTACTTGGTGAACAAATTAACGTTCCAGTTTATAGTGATGAAAATATAAAAGATCCTGTTAAAATTGCCCAAGATGCTATAAAACATGCTAAATCTAATAACAACAATGTTGTTATAATCGATACGGCAGGTCGCTTATCAGTTGATGAGGCCATGATGAATGAAATTTCCAACATCAAAAAAGCAGTAAATCCAGGGGAAATACTATTTGTTGTTGATGCAATGACAGGACAAGATGCTGTGAACACAGCAAAAGCATTTAACGACACTTTGAATTTTGATGGAGTTGTGCTGACCAAACTTGATGGTGATACAAGAGGTGGAGCAGCTATTTCAATTTTAAAAGTTGTTGAAAAACCAATCAAATTTATTAGTATTGGTGAAAAATTGGATGCCATCGATATCTTTTATCCTGATCGTATGGCCAGTCGTATTCTGGGTATGGGAGACATTGTTTCTTTCGTAGAAAAAGCACAGGATGTATTTGATGAACAAGAATCCAAGAAACTTCAAAAAAAGCTCCGACAGAGCCAATTTGATTTTGAAGATTTACTGAATCAATTACGACAGATCAAAAAAATGGGAAACATCAAAGATTTGATGGGCATGATTCCGGGCATGAATAAAGCAATGAAAGATCAAGAATTGGATGATGACTCTTTCAAACATGTTGAAGCAATCATTTTTTCCATGACACCAGCAGAAAGAAAGCATCCTGAATTGCTTAATGGACTCAAAAGGAAACGAATTGCAGGAGGTAGTGGAACCAGTATTCAGCAAGTTAATCAGTTGGTAAAACAATTGGAAGACATGCGAAAGATTATGAAAAAAATGAACAAACCGGGATTTAAAGGAAAAATGGCTGCGCAAATGCCATTTAAACGATAA
- the rpsP gene encoding 30S ribosomal protein S16, which produces MAVKIRLQRKGRKKAPYYYIVVADARSPRDGKFIERIGSYNPIPTIPQIDIDTDKAVSWLDLGAVPTKTVKTLLSTKGVLFKKHLSRGIKMGILTEEEAEVKFNEFIAQKADQYSKKIEKLEDKTTKSKQAALDHEAEVNKKRAAAIAAKRKAEIDALTPAEEVEEEVEATEEVVEASPETATEEVAAEVKEEVVVAEAPKEEAPVAEAKEEAVVAEAPKEEALVAEVKEEAAAEEAPKEEEKKEEADKK; this is translated from the coding sequence ATGGCAGTTAAAATTAGATTGCAACGCAAGGGGAGAAAAAAAGCACCATATTATTATATAGTGGTTGCGGATGCCCGCTCTCCCAGAGATGGTAAATTCATCGAGAGGATAGGTTCTTATAACCCGATTCCTACTATACCACAAATTGATATTGACACAGACAAAGCAGTAAGCTGGCTAGATTTAGGAGCAGTTCCTACCAAAACAGTGAAAACACTTTTGTCAACTAAAGGTGTTCTGTTTAAGAAGCATTTATCAAGAGGTATAAAAATGGGTATTCTTACTGAAGAAGAAGCTGAAGTAAAATTCAATGAGTTCATTGCTCAGAAAGCAGACCAGTATAGTAAGAAAATTGAAAAATTAGAAGACAAAACAACTAAGAGTAAGCAGGCAGCTTTAGATCACGAGGCTGAGGTAAATAAAAAACGTGCAGCAGCAATAGCAGCAAAAAGAAAAGCGGAGATTGACGCATTAACTCCGGCAGAAGAGGTTGAGGAAGAAGTAGAAGCAACTGAAGAAGTTGTTGAAGCTAGTCCTGAAACAGCTACAGAAGAAGTTGCAGCAGAAGTTAAGGAAGAAGTTGTTGTAGCAGAAGCTCCGAAAGAAGAAGCTCCTGTTGCTGAAGCTAAGGAAGAAGCTGTTGTTGCAGAAGCTCCAAAAGAAGAAGCTCTTGTTGCTGAAGTAAAAGAAGAGGCTGCTGCTGAAGAAGCCCCAAAAGAAGAAGAGAAAAAAGAAGAGGCCGATAAGAAATAA
- the rimM gene encoding 16S rRNA processing protein RimM, whose translation MLQIENIFHAGTITKAHAFSGQIKIVFSSIYKAEKEPQGTVFIMIHKKPVPFFIEECSHFSASSVILKLEDINSIDQAKELIGLEFFLNNTFQTASSDEEFQMAYLKGYSVFDQHNSKIGIVQHIIENPAHYILETADGILIPFHEDLLIELNIEKKAVYLQIPEGLID comes from the coding sequence ATGCTGCAAATTGAAAATATCTTTCACGCAGGAACGATTACAAAAGCACATGCATTCTCAGGCCAAATTAAAATAGTTTTCTCGAGCATATACAAAGCCGAGAAAGAACCTCAAGGTACTGTCTTTATTATGATTCATAAAAAGCCAGTACCTTTTTTTATTGAAGAATGCTCACATTTTTCAGCATCTTCAGTTATCTTAAAACTAGAAGATATCAACAGCATTGATCAAGCAAAAGAACTCATTGGCCTTGAATTCTTCCTGAACAATACGTTCCAAACAGCATCATCTGACGAAGAATTTCAGATGGCGTATTTGAAAGGATATTCTGTCTTTGACCAGCATAATAGTAAAATTGGAATTGTTCAGCATATCATTGAAAATCCAGCACATTACATTCTGGAAACAGCAGATGGCATTCTAATTCCCTTTCATGAAGACCTTCTCATCGAGTTGAATATTGAGAAAAAGGCTGTTTATCTCCAAATTCCGGAAGGACTTATCGATTAA